Proteins from a genomic interval of candidate division KSB1 bacterium:
- a CDS encoding FAD-binding oxidoreductase → MTKMNRILEVNEKDMYAVIEPGVTWGDIKKCLAEKHPTLRFGYSLSPPHTSVLANCLMSGLTNLSLKHGTTADWINGFEAVLPTGEIIRTGIGAISDIWCSRAPMPDLVGLFINFQGTTGIVTKLAVQLWPNHPFRKRFFVLAYDTEQMYDFINLLVRAEVCDDVGGLSWPVGKMLFGQKKPVYRDPAEPEQFLYIDVSAEYEDLFNVKLHIIDRLIKEQRKKGVRLESPLDIKKLVKIAPRFEKFADFPAELDFLLEQGGLSWVGTFGPTSQWKEGIKRGMQLMEEHGFPPMVVTRPMQGGHFGVLRFIEVFDKNDMEQVKRVTDLNQKLSDLVIELGFFPYKTPAWVIERHRDKIDPNFLRLAGQVRNLLDPNGIMNPGKWPF, encoded by the coding sequence TTGACCAAAATGAACCGGATTCTGGAAGTTAATGAAAAAGACATGTATGCTGTCATCGAGCCGGGCGTCACCTGGGGGGATATAAAGAAGTGTCTCGCTGAAAAGCACCCGACTTTGCGATTTGGCTACTCGCTCTCTCCCCCCCATACTTCGGTTCTGGCCAACTGCTTGATGAGCGGCCTGACCAATCTTTCTTTAAAACACGGAACCACTGCGGATTGGATCAATGGATTTGAAGCCGTTCTGCCAACCGGCGAAATTATTCGCACCGGAATTGGCGCGATCAGTGACATCTGGTGCAGCAGGGCGCCGATGCCCGACCTCGTGGGTTTGTTTATCAATTTTCAGGGCACGACCGGAATTGTCACCAAGCTGGCGGTTCAGCTCTGGCCGAATCATCCCTTTCGAAAACGCTTTTTTGTACTCGCTTACGACACCGAACAAATGTACGATTTTATCAATTTGCTGGTGCGCGCTGAAGTCTGCGACGACGTCGGCGGGCTTTCCTGGCCCGTCGGCAAGATGCTCTTTGGTCAAAAAAAACCGGTTTACCGAGATCCTGCTGAACCGGAGCAATTCCTTTACATCGATGTTTCTGCCGAATATGAAGATTTGTTCAATGTAAAACTGCACATCATCGACCGGCTGATAAAAGAGCAGAGGAAGAAGGGCGTGCGCCTGGAGTCTCCTCTCGATATTAAGAAGTTAGTGAAGATAGCGCCGCGATTTGAAAAGTTTGCTGACTTCCCAGCCGAGTTGGACTTTCTTCTGGAGCAAGGGGGGCTGAGCTGGGTCGGCACATTTGGTCCGACCTCGCAATGGAAAGAGGGTATCAAACGAGGTATGCAGTTGATGGAAGAACATGGTTTTCCACCCATGGTGGTAACCCGGCCCATGCAAGGTGGCCATTTTGGGGTGTTGAGATTTATCGAAGTTTTTGATAAGAATGACATGGAGCAAGTCAAACGAGTGACCGACCTCAATCAAAAGTTAAGCGACTTGGTTATTGAGTTGGGTTTCTTTCCTTATAAAACCCCGGCCTGGGTCATCGAAAGACATCGAGATAAAATCGATCCCAACTTTTTGAGGCTGGCTGGGCAAGTGAGAAACTTGCTGGATCCAAATGGGATCATGAATCCGGGAAAATGGCCCTTCTAA
- a CDS encoding outer membrane lipoprotein carrier protein LolA, producing the protein MTLIRISFLLSILLSLCFTPPAANANSKRAKEIIKKVQKKYKELQSLKADFEQEFIWQLVGETQTIKGLLYLSAGNHYRIETDTQTIVSNGTTVWIYSEPDNQVIIDSMDKSEENPLPKDLLFQYSEEYKPELAGEEKFNGEKTYVLNLLPKDEDAFITSMKIWVDASSWLTIKVEQVDINDNVNTYIIGNIKENLQLEDSLFNFEIPEDCEVVDLRESQ; encoded by the coding sequence ATGACTCTCATTCGGATTTCATTCCTGCTCTCAATCTTATTATCTCTGTGTTTTACTCCTCCTGCAGCCAATGCCAATTCAAAACGCGCCAAAGAGATTATAAAAAAGGTTCAAAAAAAATACAAAGAACTTCAAAGTTTAAAAGCAGATTTTGAACAAGAATTCATCTGGCAGCTTGTAGGTGAAACTCAGACGATTAAAGGGCTGCTCTATCTCAGCGCGGGTAATCATTACCGCATTGAGACGGATACCCAGACGATCGTCTCTAATGGCACCACCGTCTGGATCTACTCGGAACCTGACAACCAGGTTATTATCGATTCAATGGATAAATCCGAGGAAAATCCCCTGCCGAAGGATTTGCTCTTCCAATATTCAGAGGAATACAAACCTGAATTAGCCGGTGAAGAAAAGTTCAACGGTGAAAAAACCTATGTGCTTAACCTACTCCCCAAAGATGAAGATGCCTTTATAACGTCAATGAAAATCTGGGTTGATGCCTCGAGTTGGCTGACAATTAAAGTTGAACAAGTTGACATTAATGATAACGTCAACACCTACATCATAGGCAACATTAAAGAAAATCTGCAATTAGAAGACTCGTTGTTTAATTTTGAAATTCCAGAGGATTGTGAGGTCGTGGACCTGCGTGAAAGTCAATAG
- a CDS encoding pyridoxal-phosphate dependent enzyme: MLQPLIFQRFPQLSKSIPWLPLGQFPTPVESLTNLGKHLGLESLWIKRDDLSGEPYGGNKVRMLEFILAEAKKREAELLIAYSALGSNWPLACVVYAKLQGWPTDVFFLPYPMDNVKRQNLELINELSRKVYSAKSKFTFPFLLYSHLARSRKTGSVYLTPPGGVSPTTTLGYVNAALELQNQHEKGELPIPDFIFCPLGSGGTAAGISIGLTLIGWPTRVIAVRVVDFIVANKFTLNLLIRRTLKLIKRNGVNLPSRNWGSNFRIEHNYIGKGYSRPTDLGEQSIELFKSRESQLLDSTYTGKTFAPIIELSKDDQFRSKHILFWQTLNSRNLDNITLLNF, translated from the coding sequence ATGCTCCAACCTCTAATTTTCCAAAGATTTCCCCAACTCAGCAAATCAATTCCCTGGCTGCCGCTCGGACAATTTCCCACTCCAGTCGAGAGCCTCACAAACCTGGGAAAACACTTGGGACTTGAGAGTCTCTGGATTAAACGGGACGACTTAAGCGGTGAACCTTACGGCGGCAACAAAGTCCGCATGCTTGAGTTTATCCTGGCGGAAGCAAAAAAGAGAGAGGCGGAATTGCTGATTGCCTATAGCGCTCTCGGTTCAAATTGGCCGCTTGCTTGCGTGGTTTATGCTAAACTGCAAGGGTGGCCAACGGATGTTTTTTTCTTACCTTATCCAATGGACAACGTTAAAAGGCAAAATTTGGAATTAATTAATGAATTGAGTCGTAAAGTTTATTCTGCTAAATCAAAATTCACTTTTCCATTCTTGCTGTACTCACATCTGGCCAGATCCAGAAAAACCGGGTCTGTTTACCTGACTCCGCCGGGTGGCGTTTCTCCGACGACCACCCTTGGATATGTCAATGCTGCCCTCGAATTGCAGAATCAACATGAAAAGGGCGAACTGCCAATTCCTGATTTCATCTTTTGTCCTTTGGGAAGCGGCGGCACTGCAGCGGGTATTTCAATCGGGCTGACCTTGATTGGCTGGCCGACGCGAGTGATTGCAGTGAGGGTTGTCGATTTCATTGTCGCGAATAAGTTTACTTTAAATCTGTTAATTCGCAGAACACTAAAACTCATAAAAAGAAATGGCGTCAACTTGCCTAGTCGGAATTGGGGCAGTAACTTTCGCATCGAACACAACTACATTGGGAAAGGGTACAGCCGACCGACGGATTTGGGCGAACAAAGTATTGAGCTTTTTAAATCACGGGAAAGCCAACTGCTCGACTCAACTTACACCGGAAAAACATTTGCGCCGATAATCGAACTTTCCAAGGACGATCAGTTTAGAAGCAAGCATATTTTGTTTTGGCAAACGTTGAACTCTCGGAACCTGGATAATATAACTTTGCTAAACTTTTGA